From a region of the Tachypleus tridentatus isolate NWPU-2018 chromosome 1, ASM421037v1, whole genome shotgun sequence genome:
- the LOC143257405 gene encoding uncharacterized protein LOC143257405, which translates to MKFAIPRIWCEPTDHSGSCYLCMVDLSKRRAGKNASAIMYPDLPSSIAPVPHCPELPVPTPPERKQPSLQESSKSEEEVDVEDPDYNFRGAAGERNPYYPNQRDYLSLDVKSSAFGFVR; encoded by the coding sequence atgaagttcgctattccaagaatttggtgtgaacccactgaccactcaggCAGTTGCTACTTATGCATGGTGGACctttccaaacgtcgggctggcaagaatgcatctgctatcatgtatccagaccttccatcatccatcgccccagtgccacactgccctgagctccctgtacctactccgccagagagaaagcagccatctttACAAGAGAgtagcaaatcagaagaggaggtagacgttgaagatccagattacaatttcagaggtgcagctggtgagagaaacccatactaccccaaccaaagagactacttgagcctagatgtcaaaagctcggcattcggctttgttagataa